GGAGGCGCAACCACGATCACATCACCAGCGGCATCGGCGCGGCGATGATCGGCTGGGTGCGAGCCGCACGGGCCACCGGCTGCGCGACCTGTCCGCCGAAGCCTCGGCGAAGGCGGATGCTCTGCTACGTCACGCCCAAGGAACACCTCGGCCTGCCGAACAAGAAGGACGTAAAAGACGGCGGTGCTTGCGCACGGCCACCATTCGCCGCGCGCCGTAAGGTGGCCGCCACGCAAGTGGCCCATCCCGGCGCGCAATACCGCGACAACGCGTTGAGCAAGGCCCGCTTCGAGTTCCGCTGGGAAGATCAATTCAATCTCAGCCGGAAGAGGACAAAGCATGGGCAAACCTGTAGTCGGCGAAGTCGTCGTTCTGCCGTTCCCTCAAACTAATTTACAGACTGGCAAACGCCGCCCTGCTCTCGTTGTGGCTGATGTCATTGGTGATGACCTGATCCTTTGCCAGATCACAAGCCAAGCCCGCTCCGACAGCTACTCTGTTTCGCTTACTGCCTCCGATTTTGAGCGAGGCCGCCTCGCCGTGGCCAGCTTCATCCGCCCCAATCGTCTTTTCACCGTCGAGCAATCTGTGATTCTCTATTCCGCGGCAAAAATCAAAGAGACCAAGTTGCAGGAAGTGAAATCCAGACTGCGTCAACCGTTCGCATGATTCCGAATGGCCTGCACTTTCTCGTCCACCACAGCATAGGCGAATGCGGATGCTCGAACGATGAGAATGGCTTCAAGCATTCGGCTTGGATTGATTGGAGCCTCGTTGTGGACTTCGACTCTCATAGTGACATCGGGCGCGCATCCATTCACTGCCCCCCAATTCCGCCGGCCAACCGCTTCCAGCAAAACTCCTCAACGAGAGAAACCGAATGAAATGTCGAACAGCAGCGGCAGGCAGGATGCCTGCCCTACGTTCGCGCCAATCGCTTCGCCAGTGAGATCGCGGCGAGCATGCTGGAGGGATTGGCTTGGCCCTGGCCCGCGATGTCATAAGCCGTGCCGTGGTCAGGAGACGTGCGAATGAAGGGGAGGCCAAGCGTCCAGTTCACGCCGCGATCGAACCCGACCATTTTCAGCGGCGCCAGGCCCTGGTCGTGGTACATCGCAACGACCGCGTCGTATTCGCCCCGGTAAGCTTGATAAAACAACGTGTCGGCGGCGAACGGTCCGTGAACGTCGATCGTCCTCTCTTGAGCGGCGCGCACCGCCGGGGCGATGACCGTCAATTCTTCCGTTCCCAGTTTCCCGCCTTCACCGGCATGCGGATTCAAACCGCACACTCCGACGCGCGCGCGCTTCAACCCCAGATCGCGGCAAGCCCTGGCCGCCAGCTCGATCGCCGTCTCGATCTTCGGTTGCGTCAGTTGGTCCGCGACCTGGCGCAACGGCACGTGAGTCGTCGCGAGGGCGACGCGAAGCCAGCGGCCGCGGTCGTCCTCACCGAGCAGCATCATCGCCGTGCGGTCTGCGCGAGCCACGTCCGCGAGGAACTCGGTTTGGCCGATGAAAGATTTTCCGGTGCGCAGGACGGCTTCCTTGTTCAAGGGCGCAGTCACCAGCGCATCGAGTTCGCGTCGCAAACAGCGTTGCGCTCCATCCGCCAGGTAAGCCAGGGCCGCCCGCGCCGCAGTCGCGCATCCGGGCGTTAGCTTCTCGGAGAATGGTCTGGCGCTTGGGTTGTGGACGCAGAACCGTCCCTGGCTTTGCGATCCTCCGTATGCTTGCAGCTTCAAACCCAGGCCGAGGCGCCGGTTCAACTCCTGGAGCAGCGAATCATCGCCGATGACGAGGTAACGATGGGGGTCCGAATCATCAAGGCCCGCCAACGCCTTGAGCGTCACTTCCGGGCCGATGCCAGTCGGATCACCAAGCGCGATGCCGATCCAACCGGTCATAGCCGAGCCGTCCTGGTCTAGCTGATCGGATAAATCACGACGTACGACTTCTCTTTCAGGCGTTGAATCCATTTTTTCCTCAGCCTTTTGAACTCCTCATCTTTCAGCACGGCCTCGATTTCATCGCGCACGTCCGGCAAGGGCTTGATATGGGCAAGCCGCGCGCCTTCCACTTTCATCAGGTAACACGATCCATCGGGCGACTCGATCACGTCGCTGACCTGGCCGGGTTTGAGAGAAAAAGCGATCTGCGCGAGGTCCGGCCGGAGCACGGAACGCTGGACCCAATTCCAATCTCCGCCTTCATTGCTTTGGGATCCCTGCGAATAAATGCGCGCCATTTCGTCGAAGGGCGCGCCGTCCTTGATTTTCGCCAGCATCTCCCGAGAGAGGTTCTTCGCCGAAGAGAGACTGCCGTTGGGCCGGTTGGTGACCACGATCATTCGAAGCTTTACCTCGTCCTCGACCTTGAACTTGTCGCGGTTCTGCGCCCAGTACAGCGTGATCTTGTGGGGCGAGATCAAAGGGTCTCGCGGAACGTTGTGGCGCCACATCGCGCCGATAATGAATCTCTCGCGGAGTTGGGTCCGGTACGCTTCGTAAGTCAGGCCCTGGGCCTGGAGCGATTTGGTCAGCGTGGCGCGGTCCTGGTAAGTGGTTCGAATGTTCTTATCGACCTCCTCATCGATATAGCTTTCGGGAAGCTTGTAACCCGCCGTTTTGAATTCGTGCAGGATCAGTTGTTCTTCGACGAGCAACTCGATGTTCTTTTGAATCAATTCGTCCCTCTTTTGTTGGAAAACCTCCGGCTGCGTCCGGTACTGGCGCTCCAGAAAATCCAGATCCTGCAAGACGCGATTGTAAACGTCTCGGTACGTGATGACGGCATCGTTAACTCGGGCCACGACGGCGTTGAGCAATCGCGGTTCGCTTCGTGCGGCCTGGCCGCTCAGGACGAACGCGAGCGAAAAAATGAACGCAACTTTCATATTGTGAGGGTGGGAATCTAAAAAACGGCGCCGGCCCGGTCAAGCGTCGCGGTTGTTGGCAAGTGCGATGATGCGATTGAAAGTATCGGCCAGCGACTCCGATTGACTTCCCTCTCTCCCCGCGAGGGACGAGTGGGCAGAGAGTTGGAGAGAGGGGTTTCTTGGAAACATGAGACCCGAGCCAACGCACCTCCTCTCCCCAACCCCGCTGCCATTGAATTAAGCCTGTGGAGTTCTCCTACTCCTGATCGTTCAGAGACAAGCCCTTTTCCGCAGGAGCGTCGCTCCACGGTCGTTAACTCAAGTCGGAGTTACATCGCACCCGTTGATGGCGATTGAGTTCGCGGCGCCAATCTGATACTCGTCGGCTCCGATGCTCCGTCCACGCAAGAAATTCACCGTCTTCGATCTCCGGCAACTCAAGGGGAAACGCTGCCTGACGCACATTCACGTGAAATCTCCGGAGGAAGCGGCGGCGGCGGAGCAGGCGGGGGTCGATCTTATGAGTTGCAGCTTCGACACGCCCGAAGCGCAGGCGCGGCTGCCGCGGCTCGTCGCGGCGGCGCCAAACAGCTTCATCTCCGCGGCGACGCCGCACGGGTTGGCGTCGCCGGAGGAAGCCATTCGGGTCGGATTTCGCGCCCTGGAGATTGGCGCCAGCTCGGTCTATTGCTCGGCCAGTCCGTTTATTGTCGAAGCCATGGCCCGGGAGCGGATTCCCGTCGTCGGCCATCTCGGGATGGTCCCACGCCACGTCACGTGGACCAACTACCGGGCGATCGGAAAGACCGTCGAGGAAGCCCGAGAACTCTATCGCCGCTTGAAGGATTTGGAAAACGCGGGCGCCTACGCCGCGGAACTCGAGGTGGTCCCGCACAACCTGGCGCGCTGGCTGTGCTCGCAAACGAGAATGATCCTCATGTCGCTCGGTTCCGGGACCGGCTGCGACACGCAGTTTCTTTTCTCCGACGACATCCTCGGCGATTACGACGAGCGCCCCCCGCGGCATGCCAAGGCCTACCGAAACTTCGCCGCGGAGCACCGCCGTTTGCAGGCGGAACGCATTGCCGCTTTCCGCGAGTACATCGCTGACGTGAAAGAAGCCCGGTTCCCCGAACGCGGTCATCTCGTGGAAATGGACGCGAAACTCCTCGATCAATTCGTCTGTTCGATCTCGGCCGTGGGCGCGAGAAAGAACGCCGAAAAGCCCAAGCCGGACCGATGAGCACGGCGCTTCATCACGCACCCTGATGACTCGAGAAGGAGCGCGGGCAGCTTGGCCGCATCCAAACAGAATTCGGTTGCAGCGTTACCATACTGCGGCTGAATCTTGCGCCGATGAAAAAACGCTGCGCCTGGGCCGGGGACGATCCGCTTTACATCGCCTATCACGATTCCGAATGGGGCGTGCCGTCGCACGACGACCGTCACCTGTTCGAAATGCTCATCCTGGAAGGCGCGCAGGCCGGGCTGAGCTGGATTACCATTTTGCGCAAACGCGAGCATTACCGGTACGCCTTTGCCCATTGGGATGCAGAAAAGGTCGCGCGCTTTGGCGAGAAGGATGTCGCACGTCTCATGGCTGACGCCGGCATTGTGCGCAATCGCCTGAAAATTCACGCGGCGATCGAGAACGCGAAAGCGTTCCTGCAAGTGCGCGCGGAGTTCGGCAGCTTCGACCGTTATCTCTGGCAATTCGTGGGCGGGGCGCCGATTCAGAACAAGCGCCGGGCCTTGCGTGACGTGCCGGCGCGCACGCCTGAGTCCGACGCGATGAGCCGCGAGCTGAAAAAGCGCGGGTTCCGTTTCGTCGGTTCGACCATCTGCTATGCCTTCATGCAAGCCGTCGGCATGGTGAACGACCACGTCACGTCCTGTTTCCGTCACGCGGAGTTGAGTCCGGCGCCGCCACTAGTCCGTCGGCGGCTCTCGTAGCGGAGCGTTGAACTTGGACGCATTCGCGCAAATACCGAACCTCAGCCTGGCTGGTCTCGCGAATGGGTGGGGCGAGGCTTACTGCTTGATCCGTAAGATGGACGAAAAGACTCGTAGCGCAGAGTTGCACTCTGCTGTATCGCAGAATTGCATTCTGCGGGGCGTCTCCCGGTCCGAGCGCGCTGGGACTTGCCGGCGGCCTGCCGATTGGAAATCGGCGATACGGCAGATTAAGAATCTGCGCTACGGTTCTCCGGTCGATCTGTCGCCAATCCCAGGGTCTGCACAGTATAGCTGAGCCAATGCCACCTCTAAGTAAGTTACCACTCACCCCGCGTTCCCATTGAGCTTGCTGAATTTGCGGCCGTAGAAAAAATAAATCGCCAGGCCGACCAGGAGCCAGATCGCGAAGCGCGCCCAATTCGTGATTCCCAATTGAGTCATGAGATAGAAACAGGTCAGGAGCCCGAGCACTGGGATCAGCGAAAGCCTTTTCAGGAACGAAAGCACCGTGACGACGGTGGCCAGGAGGATGAACAGCGCCATCGGGATTTTTTGTTGGAAGAGGGTCCAGCCCGCCTGCACTTGCCCGGCTTCGTTCGCTCGCGGCGCCAGGCTCAAGAATTCGTCCCAGACCTCCGCTGTGAAATACCTTAAGCTGACGAAGATCACCGTGAAGTACAGTAAAGGAACGATATAGCGGCCGTTGATGTAAGGGGTCTTGAATTTTGGCTGCGGCGGAGGATTCGCCGAATTTTCCAGGACTAAAACCCCGCCGCAGACCAGAACGAATGCGAACAAAGTTCCGATGCTGCTCAGTTCGATCACCTCCTTCAGATTGAGGAAGAGCGCCGGGACGGCGACGAGCAAGCCGGTGACCACCGTGGAAAACGAGGGCGTCCGGTGCCTGGGATGGATGCGCGAAAAAATCGGAGGCAGCAGCCCGTCGCGGCTCATGCTCATCCAGATGCGCGGTTGGCCAAGCTGGAAAACCAGGAAAACGCTCGCGATCACGAAAATCGCGCTGAAGCCGATCACGCCGCTCAGCCAGGGCAATCGTTCCTTGAAGATGAAGGCGAGCGGGTCGCCGACATTGAGTTCCTTGTAATTGACGATGCCCGTGAGCACGAGGGAAATCAGCGCGTAGAGAATCGTACAGAGGATCAAGGCGCAAAAAATTCCCCGGGGCACATCGCGTTGCGGGTTCTCGCACTCTTCAGCGGTCGTGGAAATGGCGTCGAATCCAATGAACGCCCAGAAGACCGCCGCCACGCCGCCCAGCACGCCGGTCAATCCGTTTGGCATGAAAGGAGACCAGTTTTGAGGGTTGATATAGAAGAAGCCGATCCCGATCACCGCCAGGATGACCCCGAGCTTGAGAGCGACCATGAGGTTGCTGGCGTTGCGGCTTTCTTTGATCCCAACGTAGATCAACGCGGTAATTGCGGCGACGATCACGAGGGCGGGAACGTCCGCGATGAAACGGAAGGGGCCAAGGACTGGCGCGTTGGTCCAGGCGTGGTAAGCGTCCGTCAATTCGGGATGCTCGGCAAGAATCTGCGCCAGGGATTGGCCATTGGCCTGGAGCGCTTCCACTGCGTGGTGCGCGCGCAAGGCGCTGAGAAAGTCCAGCGTCAGATATTCTGGAATCTTGATGCCAAATCCCGAAAGAAAGGCCGTGAAGTAATCCGACCATGAAATGGCGATGGCGATGTTGCCGATGGCATATTCGAGCAGCAGATCCCAGCCAATGATCCACGCGATCAGTTCTCCGAACGAAGCGTAGGCGTAGGTGTAAGCGCTGCCCGAAATGGGAATTCGGGAGGCGAATTCCGCATAGCAGAAGGCCGTGAAACCGCACGCGATCGCGATGAAAATAAAGAGCAGAGAAACGGCGGGCCCTCCGGACGATGCGGCCTGCCCCACCGTGGCGAAGATGCCGGAACCGATGATCGCCGCGATCCCGAAAGCCGCCAGATCGCGGGCGCGCAGGGTCCGTCGGAGTGAACCGCCGTATTCGCGCCCCATCCGGCCCTGTTCGGCCTCCCGCAGGATGCGCTCGACTGACTTCCGGCGGAACAATTGGCTGAGCATGGAAAGCACAACGACTCAACAGGAGGAAACAGAGAGAACGGAGATCAAACTCGCGAACTCCATTTCGTTTGTTTGCTCTTGTTTGCTGTTCAACGGCAAGAGTAACCCCTCAGTTAACGACGGTGGAGCGACGCTCCTGCGGAGCTTTTCTTCGATGGCATTGGCTCGGCAGG
Above is a genomic segment from Verrucomicrobiota bacterium containing:
- a CDS encoding type II toxin-antitoxin system PemK/MazF family toxin, producing the protein MGKPVVGEVVVLPFPQTNLQTGKRRPALVVADVIGDDLILCQITSQARSDSYSVSLTASDFERGRLAVASFIRPNRLFTVEQSVILYSAAKIKETKLQEVKSRLRQPFA
- the pdxA gene encoding 4-hydroxythreonine-4-phosphate dehydrogenase PdxA yields the protein MDSTPEREVVRRDLSDQLDQDGSAMTGWIGIALGDPTGIGPEVTLKALAGLDDSDPHRYLVIGDDSLLQELNRRLGLGLKLQAYGGSQSQGRFCVHNPSARPFSEKLTPGCATAARAALAYLADGAQRCLRRELDALVTAPLNKEAVLRTGKSFIGQTEFLADVARADRTAMMLLGEDDRGRWLRVALATTHVPLRQVADQLTQPKIETAIELAARACRDLGLKRARVGVCGLNPHAGEGGKLGTEELTVIAPAVRAAQERTIDVHGPFAADTLFYQAYRGEYDAVVAMYHDQGLAPLKMVGFDRGVNWTLGLPFIRTSPDHGTAYDIAGQGQANPSSMLAAISLAKRLART
- a CDS encoding ketopantoate hydroxymethyltransferase gives rise to the protein MLRPRKKFTVFDLRQLKGKRCLTHIHVKSPEEAAAAEQAGVDLMSCSFDTPEAQARLPRLVAAAPNSFISAATPHGLASPEEAIRVGFRALEIGASSVYCSASPFIVEAMARERIPVVGHLGMVPRHVTWTNYRAIGKTVEEARELYRRLKDLENAGAYAAELEVVPHNLARWLCSQTRMILMSLGSGTGCDTQFLFSDDILGDYDERPPRHAKAYRNFAAEHRRLQAERIAAFREYIADVKEARFPERGHLVEMDAKLLDQFVCSISAVGARKNAEKPKPDR
- a CDS encoding DNA-3-methyladenine glycosylase I; translation: MKKRCAWAGDDPLYIAYHDSEWGVPSHDDRHLFEMLILEGAQAGLSWITILRKREHYRYAFAHWDAEKVARFGEKDVARLMADAGIVRNRLKIHAAIENAKAFLQVRAEFGSFDRYLWQFVGGAPIQNKRRALRDVPARTPESDAMSRELKKRGFRFVGSTICYAFMQAVGMVNDHVTSCFRHAELSPAPPLVRRRLS
- a CDS encoding amino acid permease, giving the protein MLSQLFRRKSVERILREAEQGRMGREYGGSLRRTLRARDLAAFGIAAIIGSGIFATVGQAASSGGPAVSLLFIFIAIACGFTAFCYAEFASRIPISGSAYTYAYASFGELIAWIIGWDLLLEYAIGNIAIAISWSDYFTAFLSGFGIKIPEYLTLDFLSALRAHHAVEALQANGQSLAQILAEHPELTDAYHAWTNAPVLGPFRFIADVPALVIVAAITALIYVGIKESRNASNLMVALKLGVILAVIGIGFFYINPQNWSPFMPNGLTGVLGGVAAVFWAFIGFDAISTTAEECENPQRDVPRGIFCALILCTILYALISLVLTGIVNYKELNVGDPLAFIFKERLPWLSGVIGFSAIFVIASVFLVFQLGQPRIWMSMSRDGLLPPIFSRIHPRHRTPSFSTVVTGLLVAVPALFLNLKEVIELSSIGTLFAFVLVCGGVLVLENSANPPPQPKFKTPYINGRYIVPLLYFTVIFVSLRYFTAEVWDEFLSLAPRANEAGQVQAGWTLFQQKIPMALFILLATVVTVLSFLKRLSLIPVLGLLTCFYLMTQLGITNWARFAIWLLVGLAIYFFYGRKFSKLNGNAG